The Salvia splendens isolate huo1 chromosome 21, SspV2, whole genome shotgun sequence genome includes a window with the following:
- the LOC121784278 gene encoding titin-like → MTEFLQQQDPNRDWAAELAGVSRIGGKWSMTGEAPAVPAAEPIVQPTVQPHTSIPISSAIPPKRESPSATTPPEPSEPSQTPQQSDSMDIDPISAYYDSDPGERKARRREEQKSREGGDEPERTPVAEFTPQEMARVEIDLNETARKQGLMTDEEFEALLREVTRMEDAMMAEDPDLKSRVVGEGEEDSAGNKPIEEEKTVARTEVPEPVAPPVIKPEAVKRKLVLKSDPRAERPKPERVSQRCLGRWASSKAKANTTADPVEVLSEEERTTPTKSGEESLSATDLEDTAMATEVVSPTLSDQGEETEQMAEGLDLASAPDGHDEHGEESTRIRVETNLLAQDQPSTQSEKKPEDEDNRDEDKYQEERKRKGKAPVKRKPSTKKQRTVNIGIVITDPVQRTPPHRQEANDSDYAASEEETSDSDVSLENEVYSEQQLPLNHQELVYPQVERLKYKRWTVELTDELVEEMKLFDSKKLQDAFKDKDDGCHDRPY, encoded by the exons ATGACGGAGTTCCTTCAACAGCAGGACCCAAATCGAGATTGGGCGGCTGAGTTGGCTGGTGTTAGCCGAATCGGGGGAAAATGGAGCATGACCGGAGAAGCCCCGGCAGTACCTGCAGCAGAACCGATCGTGCAGCCCACAGTACAACCACACACTTCCATTCCGATTTCCTCAGCAATTCCACCAAAAAGGGAATCTCCCTCAGCTACCACACCGCCAGAGCCCTCGGAaccctcccaaactccacaaCAAAGCGACTCGATGGATATTGACCCCATCTCCGCCTACTACGATTCTGACCCAGGTGAAAGGAAAGCGAGAAGAAGAGAGGAGCAGAAAAGTCGAGAGGGAGGAGATGAACCAGAAAGAACGCCGGTAGCGGAGTTTACTCCTCAAGAAATGGCGAGGGTagagatagatctgaatgaAACCGCCAGGAAGCAAGGCCTCATGACTGATGAGGAGTTTGAAGCGCTTTTGAGAGAGGTAACTAGGATGGAAGATGCCATGATGGCTGAGGATCCAGACCTCAAATCAAGGGTAGTAGGTGAGGGTGAAGAAGATAGTGCAGGGAACAAGCCA ATTGAGGAAGAGAAAACAGTAGCAAGAACAGAGGTACCAGAACCAGTGGCACCTCCAGTGATAAAACCGGAGGCCGTCAAgcggaagttggtgttgaagagCGACCCTAGGGCGGAACGGCCGAAGCCGGAAAGGGTATCGCAAAGATGTCTAGGAAGGTGGGCATCTAGCAAGGCGAAGGCGAACACGACAGCAGATCCAGTGGAGGTTTTAAGTGAAGAGGAacggaccactcccacaaaatcTGGGGAGGAGTCCTTATCCGCTACTGACTTGGAGGATACTGCGATGGCAACCGAAGTGGTCTCCCCAACGCTGAGTGACCAGGGCGAAGAGACTGAACAGATGGCTGAGGGGCTGGACCTCGCATCTGCACCAGACGGTCACGACGAGCATGGAGAGGAAAGTACCCGCATACGCGTAGAGACCAACCTTCTTGCCCAGGACCAGCCTTCAACACAATCTGAGAAGAAACCGGAAGACGAGGATAATCGTGATGAGGACAAATACCAAGAAGAGAGGAAACGAaaggggaaagcccctgttAAGAGAAAGCCAAGCACCAAGAAGCAGCGCACAGTGAACATAGGCATCGTCATCACAGACCCAGTTCAGAGAACCCCACCGCACCGTCAGGAGGCAAACGACAGCGACTATGCTGCTAGTGAAGAGGAGACATCCGACAGCGACGTCTCCCTAGAGAATGAAGTGTATAGTGAACAGCAGCTTCCACTGAACCATCAGGAACTAGTATATCCCCAGGTGGAGAGATTGAAGTATAAACGTTGGACAGTGGAGCTCACTGATGagctggtggaggagatgaagttgTTCGACTCCAAAAAGCTACAAGATGCTTTCAAGGATAAGGATGAcgggtgtcacgaccgcccatactag